The Bombus pyrosoma isolate SC7728 linkage group LG3, ASM1482585v1, whole genome shotgun sequence genome has a segment encoding these proteins:
- the LOC122565803 gene encoding uncharacterized protein LOC122565803 has product MRAASRRRAKRNAIETARSRFRRRLSYHRPSYRAKYRHATSSTGILIYTEVYDRSTNYANRRSYVQVATKSLDGTNFMASIQVNGTETLDRFWLDETSCLAESSLHVPRKVNAKGNIFVLADCECLGKFRFLYNHYFIPLEIESYKYEVTCKINRDLFHP; this is encoded by the exons ATGCGCGCagcgtcgcgtcgtcgcgCGAAGCGAAACGCGATTGAAACAGCCCGCTCTAGATTTCGCCGCCGTTTGTCGTATCATCGGCCATCGTATCGCGCGAAATATCGTCACGCGACGTCTTCTACTGGGATCCTGATCTATACAGAAGTGTACGATCGATCTACTAACTATGCTAATAGGCGTAGCTACGTGCAAGTTGCTACGAAGTCGCTCGACGGTACAAACTTTATGGCGTCTATTCAG GTAAATGGAACGGAAACGTTGGATAGATTCTGGTTGGACGAAACGAGTTGTTTGGCTGAATCGAGTTTACATGTTCCGAGGAAAGTGAATgcgaaaggaaatattttcgtattggCGGATTGCGAATGTTTAGGGAAATTCAGGTTTTTGtataatcattattttatacccTTGGAAATAGAATCGTATAAATATGAAGTAACGTGCAAGataaatagagatttgtttcatcctTGA